One region of Vibrio pelagius genomic DNA includes:
- the prlC gene encoding oligopeptidase A, whose amino-acid sequence MSNPLLTFTDLPPFSQITPAHVKPAVEQVIEECRNKIEQVLEGNTSPSWDNLVAPIEEVDDRLSRIWSPVSHMNSVVNSDELREAYESCLPLLSEYGTWVGQHKGLFEAYKAIKASDEFASLSQAQQKTITDALRDFELSGIGLPADEQHRYGEISKRMSELGSQFSNNVLDATMGWSKQITDVAELAGMPESALAAAKAAAEAKDLEGYLLTLDIPSYLPVMTYCDNQALRKELYEAYVTRASDRGPNAGKWDNSEIITEQLKLRHEIARMLGFGTYSEKSLATKMAETPDQVLGFLNDLAVKAKPQGEREVEELRQFAEKEFGVSELELWDIAYYSEKQKQHLFEISDEELRPYFPESKAVSGLFEVLNRVFGMTVQEREGVDTWHESVRFFDIFDANEALRGSFYLDLYAREHKRGGAWMDDCRGRRITASGELQTPVAYLTCNFNKPVGDKPALFTHDEVVTLFHEFGHGIHHMLTQVEAGAVSGINGVPWDAVELPSQFLENWCWEEEALAFISGHYETGEALPKEMLEKMLAAKNFQSAMFILRQLEFGLFDFTLHTTYDPEVGARVLETLAEVKSKVAVLPSLEWNRFSHSFSHIFAGGYSAGYYSYLWAEVLSSDAFSAFEEEGIFNAETGKRFLNNILEMGGSEEPMELFKRFRGREPQIDAMLRHAGISA is encoded by the coding sequence ATGTCTAACCCGCTATTAACCTTCACGGACCTACCGCCGTTTTCACAGATCACCCCTGCGCACGTCAAGCCAGCGGTAGAGCAAGTGATTGAAGAGTGTCGCAATAAGATAGAACAAGTACTTGAAGGTAATACCTCGCCAAGCTGGGACAACCTAGTGGCTCCGATTGAAGAGGTGGATGACCGCCTTAGCCGCATTTGGTCACCAGTGAGCCATATGAACTCTGTCGTGAACAGCGATGAACTGCGTGAAGCGTACGAGAGCTGCTTGCCTCTGCTTTCTGAGTACGGTACTTGGGTAGGTCAACACAAAGGCTTGTTTGAGGCTTACAAAGCGATCAAAGCGAGTGATGAATTTGCATCATTGAGCCAAGCACAGCAGAAAACCATTACCGATGCACTACGTGATTTCGAATTGTCGGGCATTGGCCTACCGGCTGACGAGCAACATCGCTATGGTGAGATCAGCAAGCGCATGTCTGAGCTAGGCTCTCAGTTCTCTAATAACGTGCTCGATGCCACTATGGGTTGGAGCAAGCAGATCACGGACGTGGCAGAGCTTGCCGGTATGCCAGAGTCAGCATTAGCGGCAGCGAAAGCCGCCGCAGAAGCGAAAGATCTAGAGGGCTACCTTCTAACTCTGGATATCCCATCTTACCTACCGGTGATGACTTACTGTGACAACCAAGCACTGCGCAAAGAGCTGTATGAAGCGTACGTGACTCGCGCATCAGACCGTGGTCCAAACGCTGGTAAATGGGATAACAGCGAGATCATCACAGAACAACTTAAGCTGCGTCACGAAATCGCACGTATGCTTGGTTTTGGTACGTACAGCGAGAAATCTCTGGCAACCAAAATGGCCGAGACGCCGGATCAGGTACTGGGCTTTTTGAACGACCTAGCGGTGAAAGCAAAACCTCAAGGTGAGCGTGAAGTGGAAGAGCTGCGTCAGTTCGCCGAAAAAGAGTTTGGTGTGTCTGAGTTGGAGCTTTGGGACATCGCTTACTACAGCGAAAAACAGAAGCAGCACCTATTTGAGATCTCGGATGAAGAGCTACGCCCTTACTTCCCAGAATCTAAAGCCGTCTCAGGTCTGTTTGAAGTGCTAAACCGAGTGTTTGGTATGACAGTGCAAGAGCGTGAAGGCGTGGATACTTGGCATGAGTCAGTGCGTTTCTTTGACATCTTTGATGCTAATGAGGCACTGCGTGGCAGCTTTTACCTAGATTTGTACGCACGTGAGCACAAGCGTGGTGGCGCATGGATGGATGATTGCCGTGGTCGTCGTATTACCGCATCGGGTGAGCTGCAAACGCCGGTTGCGTATCTAACGTGTAACTTCAACAAGCCTGTGGGCGATAAGCCTGCACTGTTTACTCACGATGAAGTGGTGACTCTGTTCCACGAGTTTGGTCACGGTATTCACCACATGCTGACTCAAGTGGAAGCGGGCGCGGTTTCGGGTATCAATGGCGTACCTTGGGATGCGGTCGAGCTACCAAGTCAATTCCTAGAAAACTGGTGCTGGGAAGAAGAGGCGCTAGCGTTTATCTCGGGTCACTACGAGACCGGTGAAGCGCTACCAAAAGAGATGCTAGAGAAGATGCTCGCGGCGAAGAACTTCCAATCGGCGATGTTTATTCTGCGTCAGCTAGAGTTCGGTCTGTTCGATTTCACGCTACACACAACGTATGACCCTGAAGTAGGCGCACGTGTGCTTGAAACGCTGGCAGAGGTGAAGTCGAAGGTTGCGGTATTGCCAAGCCTAGAGTGGAACCGTTTCTCTCATAGCTTTAGCCATATCTTTGCGGGTGGCTACAGCGCGGGCTACTACAGCTATCTTTGGGCTGAAGTACTGTCATCAGATGCATTCTCAGCATTTGAAGAAGAGGGCATCTTTAATGCAGAAACGGGTAAACGCTTCCTAAACAACATCCTTGAGATGGGGGGCAGTGAAGAACCTATGGAGTTATTTAAGCGCTTCCGTGGTCGTGAGCCACAAATCGATGCCATGCTGCGTCACGCGGGTATCAGCGCCTAA
- the ftnA gene encoding non-heme ferritin → MLSTTMVEQLNEQINLEFFSSNLYLQMSAWCEDKGFEGAAEFLRAHAVEEMEHMQRLFTYVSETGAMPILGAIEAPKHEFESLGAVFRETYEHEQMITDKINKLAHVAFSTQDYSTFNFLQWYVAEQHEEEKLFKGILDKLELVGEDGKALFFIDKDLAQLAKDGSSSIMDAPAAV, encoded by the coding sequence ATGCTGTCTACAACTATGGTTGAACAACTGAATGAGCAAATTAATCTAGAATTTTTCTCATCCAATCTATACTTACAAATGAGTGCTTGGTGTGAAGATAAAGGATTTGAAGGAGCAGCAGAGTTTTTACGCGCTCATGCAGTGGAAGAAATGGAACATATGCAGCGTTTGTTCACTTATGTGAGTGAAACAGGTGCGATGCCTATTCTAGGTGCAATCGAAGCACCAAAGCATGAGTTTGAGAGCCTAGGTGCTGTTTTCCGCGAGACTTACGAACATGAGCAGATGATCACAGATAAGATCAATAAACTGGCTCACGTTGCTTTCAGCACACAAGATTACTCTACCTTTAACTTCCTACAGTGGTATGTCGCTGAGCAGCACGAGGAAGAGAAACTGTTCAAAGGTATTCTGGATAAGCTAGAGCTTGTTGGTGAAGATGGCAAAGCCCTATTCTTTATTGATAAAGACTTAGCGCAATTGGCAAAAGATGGTTCATCTTCAATTATGGATGCTCCTGCAGCGGTATAA
- the asnC gene encoding transcriptional regulator AsnC has product MPTSTARLDDLDRAILKTLMEDARTPYAEMAKQFDVSPATIHVRIEKMKSAEVIEGTEVVVNTKKLGYDVCCFIGINLNAARDYHSAIAKLNALDEVVEAYYTTGAYNIFVKLMCKSIEELQYVLIDKLQAIDEVQSTETLISLQNPINRNVNP; this is encoded by the coding sequence ATGCCGACTTCAACCGCTCGTCTTGATGATCTAGATCGCGCCATTCTTAAAACGTTAATGGAAGACGCTCGCACCCCTTATGCGGAGATGGCGAAGCAGTTCGATGTGAGCCCTGCGACGATTCACGTGCGCATTGAGAAGATGAAATCAGCAGAAGTCATTGAAGGCACGGAAGTGGTGGTTAACACCAAGAAGCTAGGCTACGATGTATGCTGTTTTATCGGCATCAACCTCAATGCCGCAAGAGATTACCACTCTGCGATTGCGAAATTAAATGCACTCGATGAGGTGGTCGAGGCCTACTACACCACAGGCGCTTACAACATCTTTGTAAAATTGATGTGTAAATCCATTGAAGAGCTGCAATACGTGTTGATTGATAAGCTGCAAGCGATTGATGAAGTGCAATCAACCGAGACGCTAATCTCGCTGCAAAATCCAATCAATCGCAACGTAAACCCATAA
- a CDS encoding carboxylate/amino acid/amine transporter yields MRYLSGVTLLWAFSFSLIGVYLAGQVDSWFSVWMRVALAGLVFLPFLKFRGISKKLIAKLMTIGGIQLGLMYCFYYQSFLLLSVPEVLLFTVFTPIYVTLIYDFLKGQFSPWYLVTAAIAVAGAAFIKFAGVNDNFLMGFLVVQGANLCFAIGQVGYKTIMEQESVELPQHTVFGYFYLGAFCVASVAFLLLGNSDKLPTTSTQWGILIYLGLIASGLGYFFWNKGASLVNAGALAVMNNALVPAGLVVNILIWNRDVDLVRLSIGGGIILLSLWVNETWVKRRVEQSLNKA; encoded by the coding sequence ATGCGTTATTTATCTGGTGTTACCCTTCTTTGGGCCTTCTCTTTCAGCCTGATCGGGGTTTATCTCGCGGGTCAGGTTGATTCATGGTTTTCCGTCTGGATGCGCGTCGCGCTTGCCGGACTGGTCTTCCTTCCTTTCTTGAAGTTTCGAGGCATTTCAAAAAAACTGATCGCGAAGCTGATGACGATTGGCGGCATACAGCTTGGCTTGATGTACTGCTTCTACTATCAGTCGTTTTTACTGCTTTCAGTACCAGAGGTGCTGTTGTTCACCGTCTTCACGCCGATTTACGTCACCCTGATTTATGACTTCTTAAAAGGTCAGTTCTCGCCTTGGTATTTAGTGACAGCAGCAATCGCAGTCGCCGGTGCCGCGTTCATTAAGTTCGCAGGTGTTAATGACAACTTCCTAATGGGCTTCCTTGTTGTTCAAGGTGCGAACCTCTGTTTTGCCATTGGTCAGGTTGGCTATAAAACCATTATGGAGCAAGAGTCTGTCGAATTACCACAGCATACCGTGTTTGGTTATTTCTATCTTGGCGCATTCTGCGTCGCGTCAGTGGCCTTCTTACTGCTTGGTAATAGCGATAAACTGCCAACGACGTCCACTCAATGGGGTATCTTGATCTACCTTGGCTTAATCGCCTCAGGTTTGGGTTACTTCTTCTGGAATAAGGGCGCAAGCCTCGTCAACGCAGGCGCACTTGCGGTAATGAATAATGCACTGGTGCCTGCTGGGTTAGTGGTGAATATTCTCATTTGGAACCGTGATGTAGACCTGGTGAGACTGTCGATTGGTGGCGGGATTATCTTGTTGTCACTGTGGGTGAATGAGACGTGGGTTAAAAGGCGTGTTGAGCAGAGCCTGAACAAAGCTTAA
- the uspB gene encoding universal stress protein UspB, translated as MISGDTILLALMVVTCVNLVRYVTALRKLIYIMREAHPLLYQQVDGGGFFTTHGNVTKQVRLFSYIKSKEYHHHHDPVFTGKCDRVRELFILSVSLLGVTLLAAFLV; from the coding sequence ATGATCAGTGGCGATACTATTCTACTAGCATTGATGGTTGTGACCTGCGTTAACTTGGTTCGCTATGTTACGGCACTCAGAAAACTCATCTATATCATGCGCGAGGCGCACCCGCTTTTGTATCAACAAGTCGATGGTGGTGGTTTCTTCACGACCCACGGCAACGTGACCAAGCAGGTGAGGCTATTTAGCTATATCAAGAGTAAAGAGTACCATCACCACCACGATCCGGTATTTACTGGTAAATGCGATAGAGTAAGAGAGCTATTCATTTTATCTGTCTCTCTACTGGGTGTAACGTTACTAGCGGCATTCTTGGTTTAA
- a CDS encoding EAL domain-containing protein codes for MRFSLFFILLIWSFWVSAQSKDVLVVHSYHQGFFWTDNFQKGLATELDRDDLSYRVVYLDSKRAQSEEYFDKLYQLYRTKLASEEFSAVVVSDNNALNLMKRLAPELNGTPVVFGGINNYSPAMIEGLKATGITEDIDIKSNVTLIQRLQPMTNKIYIVTDFSVTGEAVRAQVDRHLQQYPKHADLIEHYQPRSYRELVNFAQQADMNQSLLFWVYYRDAKGYVSNDSDWRELNKLSKMPIYMVHDLGLGFGAIGGVIQSGLSQGRETGRTLRRILANPEQGLLPVVEGAAEVKLDYQQLNRWGLGEHNDLSATFYNKPQSFLERYQDEIRTLGLLFLVMSCVIVTLIYYMNRLKKSERDSRKSQILLESIFDQSLQFIGIIDRDGVLLSSNSKLHELLYNQGYQVGAPIYQHQHWEDAARESLKKYFVEAQSYTSLRFEAEVWCRDSGVLVLDISLKPMPDSESNELHFLFEARDVTSRKLAENKLFQREANLKLYYDKQPVMMITLDENNRIQQVNQFAEELLGYPLSELLGHRPREFYVDRNAMIPRQILLQPQHKSCGVWRRDIQYRHADGSKIWIRENIRPLVDSNQLLIVGEDITETHELAEQLEYQARYDLLTHTFNRNHFEQELQKALKEIESHMRTHAMLYLDLDQLKVLNDTAGHEAGDAAILFSAGLLESVLPYNAVLARMGGDEFAVLLKDCTERDAVNVCRSIIAMMGENAFLWGDIQLNLTCSIGIRLIDHTAASPQMVHAQADAACHAAKEEGRNRYHLYHQDDEDLRRRHLEMECVNLVHEALAHDRIELFAQRIVGLDTQSDLMHFEILVRIKNHKGEYISPGIFMPASERYNIAHLIDRQVVSQTLAWLEESDGVVDELGMCSINLSGHSMGNREFVEFLIDSLEQSAVPCDKICLEITETAAMSNMQQAIKLFTQLKELGCIIALDDFGSGLSSFGYLKKLPVDIVKIDGLFVRDIDVNEMDYIMVRSIHDLAKQMGKYTVAEFVENTQILDKLIELGVNYAQGYVIGRPKPLPELVAKLRQERSLS; via the coding sequence GTGCGATTTTCGTTATTTTTTATTCTTTTGATTTGGAGCTTTTGGGTTTCTGCTCAATCAAAAGATGTATTGGTTGTTCACTCCTATCACCAAGGCTTTTTCTGGACAGATAATTTTCAAAAAGGGCTGGCTACAGAACTTGATCGCGATGACCTTTCCTATCGAGTGGTGTACTTGGACAGCAAACGTGCTCAAAGTGAAGAGTACTTCGATAAACTCTATCAGCTCTACCGTACTAAACTTGCCAGTGAAGAGTTCTCTGCTGTTGTCGTTAGCGATAACAACGCCCTCAATTTGATGAAACGGCTCGCACCAGAGCTAAACGGTACACCGGTTGTTTTCGGCGGTATCAACAACTACTCTCCTGCCATGATAGAGGGTCTTAAAGCGACAGGGATAACCGAAGACATTGATATAAAAAGCAATGTTACTCTGATTCAGCGCTTACAACCTATGACGAACAAGATCTACATCGTTACTGACTTCTCTGTCACTGGAGAAGCGGTTCGCGCGCAAGTGGATCGCCATTTGCAGCAGTACCCAAAACACGCTGATCTTATTGAGCACTACCAGCCTCGATCCTATCGTGAATTGGTAAACTTTGCGCAACAAGCGGACATGAACCAAAGCTTGTTGTTCTGGGTTTATTATAGAGATGCGAAAGGCTACGTCAGCAATGACAGTGATTGGCGTGAACTGAACAAACTATCGAAAATGCCCATCTATATGGTGCATGACCTTGGCCTGGGTTTTGGCGCCATTGGTGGTGTGATTCAGAGTGGCTTGAGTCAAGGTCGTGAGACTGGACGTACTCTACGTCGTATTCTTGCCAACCCCGAGCAAGGGCTACTTCCTGTGGTTGAAGGCGCTGCTGAGGTTAAGCTCGATTACCAGCAACTCAACCGTTGGGGCTTGGGTGAACATAATGATCTCTCGGCAACTTTTTATAATAAACCTCAATCCTTTTTGGAGCGTTACCAAGATGAGATTCGTACATTAGGTCTACTGTTTCTGGTCATGAGTTGTGTGATTGTGACCTTGATTTATTACATGAATCGCCTCAAAAAGAGTGAGCGTGATAGTCGTAAAAGTCAGATTTTATTGGAGTCTATCTTTGATCAGAGCTTGCAATTTATAGGCATCATTGATCGTGATGGCGTACTGCTTTCGAGTAACAGTAAACTGCATGAGCTGCTCTATAATCAAGGCTATCAAGTTGGTGCGCCCATCTATCAGCATCAGCATTGGGAAGACGCAGCGAGAGAATCTCTGAAGAAGTATTTCGTGGAAGCGCAGTCATATACGTCACTGCGTTTTGAAGCCGAGGTGTGGTGCCGAGATAGCGGTGTCCTGGTGCTGGATATCTCACTGAAACCAATGCCAGATAGCGAATCCAATGAGCTGCATTTCCTGTTTGAAGCGCGCGATGTGACCTCTCGAAAACTGGCTGAAAACAAACTGTTCCAGCGTGAGGCGAATCTCAAGCTCTATTACGATAAACAACCCGTGATGATGATTACGCTGGATGAAAACAATCGCATTCAGCAGGTCAACCAATTTGCGGAGGAGTTGTTGGGTTATCCATTAAGCGAGCTACTTGGCCACCGTCCACGTGAGTTTTATGTCGATCGCAATGCCATGATTCCGCGTCAAATCCTCCTTCAACCTCAGCATAAGTCGTGTGGAGTATGGCGTCGTGATATTCAATATCGTCATGCCGACGGCAGTAAAATTTGGATTCGTGAAAATATTCGACCGCTGGTGGATTCAAATCAGCTGTTGATTGTCGGTGAAGACATCACAGAGACGCATGAACTGGCAGAACAGTTGGAGTACCAAGCTCGTTACGATTTGCTGACTCATACTTTCAATCGAAACCACTTTGAGCAAGAACTGCAGAAGGCGCTTAAAGAAATTGAGAGCCATATGCGCACTCACGCCATGCTGTATCTCGACCTAGACCAACTGAAAGTACTCAACGATACTGCTGGTCACGAAGCGGGCGATGCAGCGATTCTATTTAGCGCGGGCTTGCTTGAGAGCGTGCTGCCTTACAATGCAGTGTTAGCGCGCATGGGGGGCGATGAATTTGCGGTGTTACTTAAAGACTGTACTGAACGAGATGCCGTTAATGTGTGTCGCAGCATTATCGCAATGATGGGTGAAAACGCCTTCCTTTGGGGGGACATTCAACTCAATCTCACCTGCTCAATCGGTATACGTTTGATTGACCATACCGCAGCTTCTCCACAGATGGTGCATGCTCAAGCTGATGCGGCCTGCCATGCCGCCAAAGAAGAGGGAAGAAACCGCTACCATTTATACCATCAAGATGATGAAGATCTGCGTCGTCGCCACTTGGAGATGGAGTGTGTCAACTTAGTGCATGAAGCACTGGCTCATGATCGCATCGAGCTGTTTGCTCAGCGGATCGTTGGCTTAGATACACAGAGTGATCTGATGCATTTCGAAATATTGGTGCGGATCAAGAATCACAAGGGTGAGTACATCTCCCCTGGGATCTTTATGCCGGCATCTGAGCGCTACAACATTGCTCACCTGATTGACCGACAAGTGGTGAGTCAAACATTAGCTTGGCTAGAAGAGAGTGATGGTGTGGTCGATGAATTGGGGATGTGCTCGATTAACCTTTCTGGTCATTCGATGGGCAACCGCGAGTTTGTTGAATTCTTGATTGATAGCTTAGAACAGTCAGCTGTGCCGTGCGACAAGATCTGCTTAGAGATCACTGAAACGGCAGCGATGAGTAATATGCAGCAGGCAATTAAGCTGTTTACGCAGTTGAAAGAGCTCGGCTGTATTATTGCTCTGGATGACTTTGGTTCAGGCTTGTCTTCATTTGGGTACTTAAAGAAGCTACCGGTTGATATTGTGAAAATTGACGGACTGTTTGTGCGTGATATCGATGTCAATGAAATGGACTATATCATGGTACGCTCAATCCACGATCTCGCCAAACAGATGGGTAAATACACGGTAGCTGAGTTTGTTGAGAACACCCAGATCCTCGATAAGCTTATTGAGCTTGGGGTTAACTACGCGCAGGGTTATGTCATTGGTCGTCCAAAGCCGTTGCCTGAGCTGGTCGCCAAGCTAAGGCAAGAACGTTCGCTTTCATGA
- a CDS encoding class I SAM-dependent methyltransferase — MQLQLICEDASQIERLNELASRWHLSHDENSVFALVLTNERLELRKVDEPKLGAIFVDLVGGAVGHRRKFGGGKGQAIAKAAGLNKGATPTILDGTAGLGRDAFVLASLGCKVQMVERHPVVAALLDDGLQRAKQDADIGTWVSERMSLIHASSHDALDKLSADPEFAQPDVVYLDPMYPHPENKKKSALVKKEMRVFQSLVGADLDADGLLQPALKLAAKRVVVKRPDYAAWLDEQKPSMAIETKKNRFDVYVKASMT, encoded by the coding sequence TTGCAACTACAACTGATTTGCGAAGACGCAAGCCAAATCGAACGCCTTAATGAGCTAGCATCACGCTGGCACCTTTCTCATGACGAGAACAGTGTATTTGCCTTGGTGCTCACCAATGAAAGACTTGAACTACGCAAAGTCGATGAGCCTAAGCTTGGCGCCATCTTTGTCGATTTGGTCGGTGGTGCAGTAGGACATAGGCGTAAGTTTGGTGGCGGTAAAGGCCAAGCTATTGCCAAAGCTGCCGGTCTGAACAAAGGTGCGACGCCAACCATTCTTGATGGTACAGCTGGCTTAGGGCGTGATGCATTTGTATTGGCGTCATTAGGCTGTAAAGTGCAGATGGTCGAGCGTCACCCTGTGGTTGCAGCTCTGCTTGATGACGGCCTGCAGCGCGCTAAGCAAGATGCGGATATCGGCACTTGGGTGAGTGAACGTATGAGCCTTATTCATGCATCAAGCCATGATGCGCTCGATAAACTGAGCGCCGACCCTGAATTTGCTCAGCCGGATGTTGTTTATCTTGACCCTATGTATCCACACCCAGAGAACAAGAAAAAGTCCGCTTTGGTGAAAAAAGAGATGCGCGTATTCCAATCCCTTGTGGGTGCCGATCTCGATGCGGATGGGCTATTACAACCAGCTTTGAAGCTTGCCGCGAAACGTGTTGTGGTGAAAAGACCCGATTATGCGGCTTGGTTGGATGAGCAAAAACCGAGTATGGCGATTGAGACCAAAAAGAACCGTTTTGATGTGTACGTAAAAGCATCAATGACTTAG
- the uspA gene encoding universal stress protein UspA — translation MSYKHILVAVDLSDDSKLIVDKAVALAKPLDAKVSFIHIDINYAELYTGLIDINMAETQHNAMEASRIQLSDFAEHAQYPITHTLVGSGDLSHELCDTIKEYNVDLVVCGHHQDFWSKLLSSTRQLINATPVDMLVIPLRDPED, via the coding sequence ATGAGTTACAAACATATTTTGGTCGCCGTCGATTTATCTGACGACAGTAAACTGATCGTAGACAAAGCAGTCGCACTAGCTAAACCGCTGGATGCCAAAGTCTCTTTTATCCACATCGATATCAACTATGCAGAGCTCTATACAGGGCTAATTGATATCAACATGGCCGAAACCCAACACAATGCGATGGAAGCTTCTCGTATTCAATTGAGTGACTTTGCTGAGCACGCGCAATACCCAATCACCCACACCTTAGTGGGCAGCGGGGACCTCAGCCATGAGCTGTGCGATACCATCAAAGAGTACAATGTCGATCTCGTGGTTTGTGGTCACCATCAAGATTTTTGGAGTAAGCTGCTGTCTTCGACTCGCCAACTGATAAACGCCACCCCAGTCGATATGCTGGTCATTCCATTACGGGATCCAGAAGACTAA